One segment of Nothobranchius furzeri strain GRZ-AD chromosome 13, NfurGRZ-RIMD1, whole genome shotgun sequence DNA contains the following:
- the zgc:162730 gene encoding mRNA decay activator protein ZFP36 — protein sequence MLPEGYSMSEMLDSIIPTNFIDLTLSDDLLPIPSPLKAPGQSRLNRSASFFTPPSHSALSSLSLSSEHLNSDDNGSSIWSSNIWSQAPGSNQKPAPFRSDRSMSMTEPSSSLLPPFGQLKSLDPFTQSPASTVAPPPGFPPSSNLPAQVPPMLSSNRYKTELCRGFQETGNCKYGNKCQFAHGEAELRGLYRHPKYKTEPCRTFYNFGYCPYGSRCHFIHGEKNSDGPLGSIKFQRQPLSTSTSNHNPRHQLRQSLSFAGFVAPSRSSSPPSFSAVFNDPNLGFSRAPSVSPPPTELLPPVFSDSAFLFETLQNHANSGDIPLILEPKPSRCVCGHGNNFNKSSVFTSMVDEQHPLPVIGSHGAFRKSAGLHRFSSEDSLEDGSSSSSCSSGTESPTFDGSTTKRLTVFERLSLSD from the exons ATGTTGCCAGAGGGATACAGCATGTCCGAAATGCTTGACAGCATCATCCCAACG AACTTTATTGACCTGACCCTGAGCGACGATCTTCTCCCAATCCCATCCCCGCTCAAAGCTCCAGGGCAGAGTCGGCTGAACCGATCTGCATCTTTCTTCACCCCTCCCTCCCATTCTGCCTTGTCAAGCCTCAGCTTGAGCTCTGAGCATCTTAACAGTGATGACAACGGCAGCTCTATCTGGTCGTCCAACATCTGGAGCCAGGCTCCGGGTTCCAACCAAAAACCAGCCCCTTTCCGGTCTGACCGCTCTATGAGCATGACTGAGCCCAGCAGCAGCCTGCTCCCTCCGTTTGGACAGCTGAAGAGTCTGGACCCATTTACCCAGAGCCCTGCCTCTACCGTTGCTCCCCCACCAGGGTTCCCGCCCTCATCTAACCTCCCAGCTCAAGTCCCACCAATGCTCTCCTCAAACCGTTACAAGACCGAGCTGTGTCGAGGCTTCCAAGAGACTGGCAACTGCAAGTATGGCAACAAGTGTCAGTTTGCCCACGGTGAGGCAGAACTGCGTGGACTGTACCGTCACCCAAAGTACAAGACCGAGCCCTGCAGAACCTTCTACAATTTTGGTTACTGTCCCTATGGCTCACGGTGCCACTTCATCCATGGGGAGAAAAACAGTGATGGTCCCCTGGGGTCTATAAAATTCCAGAGACAGCCACTTTCCACATCAACCAGTAACCACAACCCACGCCACCAGCTCCGCCAGAGTCTCAGCTTTGCTGGGTTTGTGGCCCCATCCCGCAGCTCCTCTCCACCCTCATTCTCCGCAGTCTTCAACGATCCAAACCTGGGATTCAGCCGTGCTCCTTCTGTTTCCCCACCTCCTACTGAACTCCTCCCCCCGGTGTTTAGCGACTCCGCGTTCCTGTTTGAAACCCTTCAGAACCACGCCAACAGCGGGGACATTCCTCTCATCTTGGAGCCAAAGCCTTCACGCTGCGTGTGCGGCCACGGAAATAACTTTAACAAAAGCAGCGTCTTCACCAGCATGGTGGATGAGCAGCACCCGCTTCCTGTAATTGGCAGCCACGGGGCATTTAGGAAGTCCGCTGGACTGCACCGTTTCTCCTCTGAGGACTCCCTGGAggacggcagcagcagcagcagctgctccAGTGGGACCGAGTCACCAACGTTTGACGGCTCCACCACCAAGAGGCTCACCGTCTTTGAACGTTTGTCCCTATCAGACTAA